The following proteins are encoded in a genomic region of Leptospira fainei serovar Hurstbridge str. BUT 6:
- a CDS encoding efflux RND transporter permease subunit codes for MNFAELSIKRPIFITCTVLIILVTGYLSLNKLGVDLFPNVTIPVVTVTVPYPGAAPNEIETLIAKPVEDELSTISGVKRIKSACSEGSGTVVVEFTLETDVKYAEQQVRDKVAAVKPKLPDDAKEPIIRRIDPADQPILILALQADLPEATLFDIASEEIKQNLLTAKDVGNITIYGGRKREIHVELDRSKLKAHMIPASVVSNRLASGGTNIPAGKVSKSDKELVYRTINEFQSPQEIRDTPISLFGNEVPVRIGQLGEVKDTMEDETSRAYFNGKKAIFLLVYKQSGANTVAVAQEVKKRVGELNKELAKRDGTPKLAMANDNSIMIDDNIYDVKETILIGIALTIVVVLLFLGSVRSTIITGLALPNSLLGAFILMAVAGFTVNVMTLLALSLAVGLLIDDAIVVRENIFRHREMGKTARQASIDGTKEVTLAVIATTMTVIAVFLPIAFVSGVVGQFLREFGLTVCFALLISLYDALTIAPMLSSYFGGKIAGHGHANHSSPTPEFSVESEGSKKKKGKSERTPLEEMAYSKIRGEQTRPGLLRRGLGMIGSFFGALEKGLDGILSIFNIFQSWLEDRYASVLKFTLKRPVLILSGAVLIFVASLALTKYIPKTFLPAQDNGKFQVTLDMPPGTSVEKMAKVAKEVYASMALHKEISVVAMFNTNRTTTMFVEMIPSKQRKMNTSEFKDLLRKELESFSYANPIVKDIDNVGGGQRPFTLVVSGQNGQAVENYAHKLFTRLRESKALLDVDTSYRAGAPEFRVVPDRNREVLLGVPGTVIGSELRTLVEGTTPAVYRENGVEYDIRVRLKEGQRDLKENFYNSFVPNFNNMMIPIQNVARAEETTGLATINRLNRNKSVEIYGDVNPEGPGMGGAMQEVTQITQSELPLPPGIRIGYTGQAENFKEMGTSMGIAMGLGVLFIYMVLASLYESFITPIAIMLVLPLALCGAFIALFLTQKSLDIFSMIGLIMLIGVATKNSILLVDFTNQLIQRGVEMREAIIEAGRERLRPILMTSFALIAGMLPIAIGLNEASKQRTSMGVAIIGGLISSTVLTLVVVPAAFSYIEKLNNFVRRNAPNPDA; via the coding sequence ATGAATTTCGCAGAACTGTCGATTAAACGACCTATATTCATCACCTGTACGGTCCTCATCATTCTAGTTACGGGATATTTATCCTTGAACAAGCTTGGAGTGGATTTATTTCCTAACGTCACAATTCCGGTTGTGACAGTAACCGTTCCGTATCCCGGGGCGGCACCCAACGAAATCGAAACATTGATCGCTAAACCGGTGGAAGACGAGTTATCGACGATTTCCGGCGTAAAGAGGATTAAGTCGGCTTGTAGCGAAGGATCCGGAACTGTCGTTGTGGAATTCACGCTGGAAACGGACGTAAAATACGCGGAACAGCAGGTTCGAGATAAGGTTGCGGCGGTAAAACCGAAACTTCCGGACGATGCAAAAGAACCGATTATTCGAAGAATCGACCCTGCGGATCAACCGATTTTGATTCTCGCTTTGCAAGCGGATCTACCGGAAGCGACTCTATTCGATATCGCCAGCGAAGAGATTAAGCAGAATCTTCTAACCGCAAAAGACGTAGGGAATATCACCATTTACGGCGGTCGTAAAAGAGAGATCCATGTTGAACTCGATCGCTCGAAATTGAAAGCCCATATGATTCCGGCCTCGGTAGTTTCCAATCGACTCGCATCCGGCGGGACGAACATTCCGGCAGGGAAAGTAAGTAAGTCCGACAAAGAATTAGTCTATCGAACGATTAACGAATTTCAATCTCCTCAAGAAATTCGGGACACACCGATTTCTTTATTCGGTAACGAAGTTCCCGTAAGAATCGGACAACTTGGCGAAGTAAAAGACACTATGGAAGACGAAACTTCCAGAGCGTATTTTAACGGAAAAAAAGCGATCTTTTTGCTGGTTTATAAGCAATCCGGAGCGAATACCGTCGCGGTAGCTCAAGAAGTCAAGAAGAGAGTCGGAGAATTAAATAAGGAACTCGCCAAGAGAGACGGGACTCCGAAGCTCGCAATGGCAAACGACAACTCCATTATGATCGACGATAACATTTACGACGTAAAGGAGACGATTCTGATAGGAATCGCCCTTACAATCGTGGTGGTGCTCTTATTTTTAGGAAGCGTCAGATCGACGATCATTACCGGTCTTGCATTACCGAACTCACTATTGGGTGCGTTTATTCTCATGGCCGTTGCCGGTTTTACGGTGAACGTCATGACTTTATTGGCCTTGAGTCTCGCGGTCGGATTGTTAATCGACGATGCCATCGTTGTTCGTGAAAATATTTTCCGGCACAGAGAAATGGGTAAGACGGCTCGTCAAGCATCCATCGACGGAACGAAGGAAGTAACGTTAGCTGTCATTGCTACTACGATGACGGTGATTGCGGTGTTCTTGCCGATCGCATTTGTGAGCGGTGTTGTCGGTCAATTCTTGCGAGAGTTCGGACTTACCGTTTGTTTTGCGCTATTAATTTCTCTATACGATGCGTTAACGATCGCGCCGATGCTTTCCAGCTATTTCGGGGGAAAAATCGCAGGTCACGGACACGCGAATCACTCTTCTCCCACTCCAGAATTTTCCGTAGAGTCGGAAGGATCTAAAAAGAAGAAAGGGAAATCCGAGAGAACTCCTTTAGAAGAAATGGCCTATTCCAAAATCCGCGGCGAGCAAACTCGACCAGGTCTGTTAAGAAGAGGTCTAGGCATGATCGGATCTTTTTTCGGCGCGCTAGAGAAGGGATTGGATGGCATTCTATCCATATTCAATATTTTTCAATCTTGGTTAGAAGACCGATACGCTTCCGTTTTGAAATTCACCCTGAAACGGCCCGTATTGATACTTTCGGGCGCAGTCTTGATTTTCGTAGCAAGTTTGGCATTGACCAAATACATTCCTAAAACGTTTCTTCCTGCGCAGGATAACGGTAAATTTCAAGTCACTTTGGATATGCCTCCCGGTACTTCCGTCGAGAAAATGGCAAAAGTAGCCAAGGAAGTTTATGCGAGCATGGCTCTGCATAAGGAAATTTCTGTGGTGGCTATGTTCAATACGAATCGAACGACCACTATGTTCGTGGAAATGATTCCTTCCAAACAAAGGAAAATGAATACATCCGAATTCAAGGATCTTCTCAGGAAAGAATTGGAGTCGTTTTCCTACGCCAATCCGATCGTAAAAGACATAGATAATGTGGGTGGAGGACAAAGACCGTTTACTCTCGTCGTTAGCGGTCAGAACGGCCAAGCCGTCGAAAATTATGCCCATAAACTTTTCACTCGACTAAGAGAATCCAAGGCTCTTTTAGATGTGGACACCAGCTATAGGGCTGGAGCTCCCGAATTTAGAGTCGTTCCCGATCGAAATCGAGAGGTGTTGCTGGGCGTTCCCGGTACCGTCATCGGATCCGAATTGAGGACATTGGTGGAAGGGACCACTCCCGCCGTGTATCGAGAAAACGGAGTGGAGTACGACATTCGTGTTCGATTAAAGGAAGGACAAAGAGATTTGAAGGAAAACTTTTACAATTCCTTTGTTCCGAACTTCAATAATATGATGATCCCGATTCAGAATGTGGCTCGGGCAGAAGAAACCACCGGCCTCGCGACGATTAATCGATTGAATCGGAATAAATCCGTAGAGATTTACGGGGATGTTAATCCCGAAGGTCCTGGAATGGGGGGAGCGATGCAGGAAGTGACCCAGATCACTCAGAGCGAACTTCCTCTGCCTCCCGGTATTCGAATCGGTTATACGGGACAGGCGGAGAATTTTAAAGAAATGGGAACGTCCATGGGGATTGCGATGGGTCTTGGAGTCCTTTTCATCTACATGGTTCTTGCTTCACTTTACGAAAGTTTCATTACTCCGATCGCGATCATGCTGGTCCTGCCGTTGGCTCTTTGCGGCGCCTTTATTGCGCTTTTCCTTACCCAAAAATCTCTGGATATCTTCTCCATGATAGGGTTGATTATGTTGATCGGAGTCGCTACCAAGAACTCGATTCTACTAGTGGATTTTACCAATCAGCTGATCCAAAGAGGAGTTGAAATGAGGGAGGCAATTATTGAGGCCGGGCGGGAACGTCTTCGCCCGATTTTGATGACATCCTTCGCTTTGATAGCAGGAATGCTGCCTATTGCGATAGGATTAAACGAGGCATCGAAGCAGCGAACGAGTATGGGAGTTGCTATTATCGGCGGTCTCATTTCTTCGACAGTTCTGACTCTGGTCGTTGTTCCGGCAGCCTTCTCTTATATTGAAAAATTAAACAATTTTGTTCGACGAAATGCTCCGAATCCCGATGCTTAA
- a CDS encoding TetR/AcrR family transcriptional regulator, with the protein MQTVVEQQVSTEPDDVKLRIFEKSFELFLRYGFAKTRMEEIARTLRISRKTLYKYFANKHDLLMELMTHRHLRIHGKIEKIQSDPGKSIKEKIQSMHECISGEIPQGMNEFLRDIRDQAPDLWKLFSEQKEKNINRTMRTMIETGIKNGDIRPDVNPDIVLLIHSASTEAMFDPGFLAQTPYTIRDLVKELDNIIFYGIVKRSN; encoded by the coding sequence ATGCAAACCGTCGTGGAACAGCAAGTCAGTACAGAACCGGACGATGTAAAACTTCGCATTTTTGAGAAATCGTTCGAATTGTTTCTTCGCTATGGGTTTGCGAAAACTCGGATGGAAGAGATTGCCCGGACTTTGAGAATTAGTCGTAAGACTCTTTACAAATATTTTGCCAATAAGCACGACCTTCTCATGGAATTAATGACGCACCGTCATTTACGGATTCACGGGAAAATCGAAAAGATCCAATCCGATCCCGGCAAAAGCATCAAAGAAAAAATCCAATCCATGCATGAATGCATCAGCGGGGAAATTCCGCAAGGAATGAACGAATTTTTACGGGATATCCGAGACCAAGCCCCCGATCTTTGGAAATTATTTTCCGAACAGAAAGAAAAGAATATCAATCGAACTATGCGCACGATGATCGAAACCGGAATCAAAAACGGCGATATTCGACCCGATGTAAACCCCGATATCGTTTTATTGATCCATTCCGCATCGACCGAGGCCATGTTTGATCCGGGCTTTTTGGCTCAGACGCCTTATACGATTCGAGATCTGGTTA
- a CDS encoding TolC family protein — MKEYWNSKRYFLFRGVSVGIIFWGFSLFPESLEESEFGKGKTWNTSRLIRYAMENSVQAKIARLDLDNSEYDWEKENGKYNFIGNVTANTQKTVNLPLPQYTLQGRNITNNTISGGLSKAFTSGTTLGVTVADNRYETDAGKRPEQQGTIAQQFAQPSLHFGSVGFTLKQDLLKNVFGYQQRRNLDMSRRSSAVRRLDAMNTLSRTVVQSILAFWNLSLAEENLRTATLLVKSVKNVKDITTSKIRLGVAEEYESGQWNALLISAENQLRQTKLERDRTRRDLLVSLGKDPETPFELETSLEERFDPSKSETQELDEAFLHRYDFRSMLLQKQNAISALEVAKNGLLPSLYVSGTYNSRTFDRNFPQDFNGVGVGRYTQNSAEIKMETPIGNDTARAEFKNAQTQSKKIDLLLEQTKDQVKTDVRQGLERIRITYDVLEESKKNLAQAEKFYTGILPRYRFGRTTSVNVKNALDLVAQARYGLMQAKVNYNTALVQYELSKGTLFQKYGMDAEEILNQTIGDLR, encoded by the coding sequence ATGAAAGAATATTGGAATTCTAAGAGATATTTTTTGTTCCGAGGAGTTTCGGTCGGGATTATTTTCTGGGGTTTTTCCCTGTTTCCGGAATCTCTCGAAGAATCCGAGTTTGGGAAAGGAAAAACTTGGAACACATCAAGACTCATACGTTACGCTATGGAAAATTCCGTTCAAGCCAAGATCGCCAGATTGGATTTAGATAACTCCGAGTACGACTGGGAGAAGGAGAACGGTAAATACAATTTCATCGGAAACGTCACCGCTAACACACAAAAGACGGTAAACCTACCGCTCCCTCAATATACATTACAAGGTCGGAATATTACGAATAATACGATTTCCGGAGGTCTTTCCAAGGCGTTTACAAGCGGGACGACCTTGGGTGTCACCGTTGCCGATAACAGATACGAAACGGACGCCGGTAAACGTCCCGAGCAGCAAGGTACGATCGCACAACAATTCGCGCAGCCCAGTCTCCATTTCGGGAGTGTCGGTTTCACTTTGAAACAGGATCTTTTGAAAAACGTATTCGGTTATCAGCAAAGAAGAAATTTGGACATGAGCCGCCGCAGTTCGGCGGTCCGTCGCCTTGATGCGATGAACACATTATCGAGAACTGTAGTTCAATCCATACTTGCCTTTTGGAATTTGTCTTTAGCAGAGGAAAATCTAAGAACCGCAACGCTTTTAGTGAAAAGCGTAAAGAACGTAAAAGATATTACAACTTCGAAAATTCGTCTGGGCGTTGCCGAAGAATACGAATCAGGGCAATGGAATGCGCTGCTAATCTCCGCCGAAAATCAACTTAGACAAACAAAACTGGAACGAGATCGCACGCGTCGCGACCTTTTAGTATCTTTAGGTAAAGATCCGGAAACTCCGTTTGAATTGGAGACTAGTTTAGAAGAACGTTTCGATCCCTCTAAAAGCGAAACTCAGGAGTTGGACGAGGCTTTTTTGCACCGGTATGATTTTAGGAGCATGTTGTTACAGAAACAAAATGCTATTTCGGCTTTGGAAGTCGCAAAGAACGGATTATTACCGTCTCTTTATGTAAGCGGGACTTATAATTCAAGAACCTTTGATCGAAATTTTCCGCAAGATTTCAACGGGGTGGGCGTCGGTCGGTATACTCAGAACTCTGCGGAAATAAAAATGGAAACTCCGATCGGTAATGATACAGCGAGAGCGGAATTTAAAAACGCTCAAACGCAGAGTAAAAAAATAGACCTTCTTCTAGAACAGACCAAGGACCAAGTGAAAACGGACGTTCGACAAGGCTTGGAAAGAATTAGAATAACGTATGATGTTTTAGAAGAGTCTAAAAAGAATCTTGCGCAAGCCGAGAAATTCTATACGGGAATACTACCTCGTTACAGATTTGGAAGAACTACTTCCGTAAATGTCAAGAATGCGTTGGATCTGGTTGCTCAGGCTAGATACGGACTCATGCAAGCAAAAGTTAATTATAATACGGCACTCGTGCAATATGAACTCTCCAAGGGAACACTATTTCAAAAATATGGAATGGACGCCGAGGAAATACTGAATCAAACTATCGGAGACTTAAGATGA